In Neisseria animalis, a single window of DNA contains:
- the cysG gene encoding siroheme synthase CysG, translated as MSHYPMFANLRGRAVLLVGAGQVAERKAAALLQVGAVLRVVAETLNPQFQSWSDSGRIEWLGGVFREDCLNGVFLAVAATDDRDLNQRVFQSAEARGTFCNVVDTTDLCSFIVPAVVDRSPVQIAVSSGGTSPVLARKWRQIIEMLVPLHTGKMAQLAGKWRDRVKEATRNAEERRHFWEKLFDSRFSSLAAQGDMAAAESELAAQLAGYAPHKGEVVLVGAGPGDAGLLTVHALQAIQAADVVFYDALVSDEIMATVRKDAEKISVGKRAGCHHVQQEETNRLLVEHAQAGRRVVRLKGGDPFVFGRGGEEAQVLRQAGIPYRIVPGVTAALGATAYAGIPLTHRDCAQSALFVTGHSKHDGEQPDWRTLALSNQTLVVYMGTLRASVIAEKLVEYGRSADTPVAVISNGTLPNQSVQTGRLQNLPELAEDAPRPALMVIGEVAALRDELKWFGEAA; from the coding sequence ATGAGCCATTATCCGATGTTTGCCAATCTGCGGGGGCGTGCCGTTTTGCTGGTTGGCGCGGGGCAGGTTGCCGAGCGTAAGGCTGCCGCACTTTTGCAGGTAGGAGCCGTGTTGCGCGTGGTGGCGGAAACGCTCAATCCGCAATTTCAAAGTTGGTCGGATTCGGGCAGGATTGAATGGCTCGGCGGTGTGTTTCGAGAAGATTGTTTGAACGGGGTTTTCTTGGCGGTTGCCGCAACGGATGACCGTGATTTGAACCAACGTGTTTTTCAAAGTGCCGAAGCGCGCGGGACGTTTTGCAATGTCGTCGATACGACTGATTTGTGTTCTTTTATCGTTCCTGCGGTGGTTGACCGCAGCCCGGTTCAAATCGCAGTTTCCAGCGGCGGCACTTCTCCGGTATTGGCGCGCAAATGGCGGCAGATTATCGAAATGCTGGTGCCGCTGCATACCGGAAAAATGGCGCAACTGGCAGGAAAATGGCGCGATCGTGTGAAAGAGGCAACCCGTAATGCCGAAGAGCGCCGCCATTTTTGGGAGAAGCTGTTTGACAGCCGATTCAGCTCATTGGCAGCGCAAGGCGATATGGCCGCTGCCGAGAGCGAATTGGCAGCGCAGTTGGCAGGCTATGCGCCGCATAAAGGCGAAGTGGTGCTGGTGGGCGCGGGGCCGGGAGATGCCGGATTGCTGACAGTACACGCTTTACAGGCGATACAGGCGGCAGATGTGGTGTTTTATGATGCGCTGGTATCAGACGAAATCATGGCAACGGTGCGTAAAGATGCTGAAAAAATCAGTGTGGGAAAACGCGCAGGCTGCCATCATGTCCAGCAGGAAGAAACCAACCGCCTGTTGGTGGAACACGCGCAGGCAGGCAGACGCGTGGTGCGTTTGAAAGGCGGCGATCCGTTTGTGTTCGGACGGGGCGGCGAAGAAGCGCAAGTATTGCGTCAGGCGGGCATTCCCTACCGTATCGTGCCGGGGGTAACGGCTGCGTTGGGGGCAACCGCTTATGCGGGTATTCCACTGACACACCGCGATTGCGCGCAAAGTGCGTTGTTTGTTACCGGACACAGCAAACACGATGGAGAGCAGCCGGACTGGCGGACGCTGGCTTTAAGCAATCAGACGCTGGTGGTGTACATGGGTACGCTGCGTGCTTCGGTGATTGCGGAGAAGCTGGTCGAATACGGCAGAAGCGCAGATACGCCGGTAGCAGTGATTTCCAACGGTACGCTGCCGAACCAGAGCGTGCAGACAGGCCGTCTGCAAAATTTGCCGGAACTTGCCGAAGATGCGCCTCGGCCGGCATTGATGGTGATTGGTGAAGTGGCGGCGCTGCGCGATGAATTAAAATGGTTTGGTGAGGCGGCATAA
- a CDS encoding 16S rRNA pseudouridine(516) synthase, whose product MQLLKYIQAQGFGSRKQCQWLIDNDCIEINGEIRNRAKDDINPAEVSSLVVDGEAVVAVPMPYFYILLNKPADYETSHKPQHYPSVFSLFPDHMRNIEMQAVGRLDADTTGVLLITNDGQFNHRVTSPKHKVAKLYHVTLKHAAEQSLCDTLKNGVLLHDDNETVRATEAVLENPHTLLMTITEGKYHQVKRMVAAAGNRVEHLHRDRFGDWDTQNLAAGEWKFIDIS is encoded by the coding sequence ATGCAATTACTCAAATATATCCAAGCACAAGGTTTCGGCAGCCGCAAGCAATGCCAATGGCTGATTGACAACGACTGCATCGAAATCAACGGCGAAATCCGCAACCGCGCCAAAGACGACATCAACCCTGCCGAAGTCTCTTCGCTGGTTGTGGACGGGGAAGCCGTTGTCGCCGTTCCCATGCCCTATTTCTATATTCTGCTCAACAAACCTGCCGATTACGAAACCTCACACAAGCCGCAGCATTATCCCAGCGTATTCAGCCTGTTTCCCGACCATATGCGTAACATTGAAATGCAGGCAGTCGGCCGCTTGGATGCGGATACCACTGGTGTTTTGCTGATTACCAACGACGGGCAGTTCAACCACCGCGTAACCTCGCCCAAGCACAAAGTCGCCAAGCTCTACCACGTAACCCTGAAACACGCTGCCGAACAAAGCCTGTGCGACACCTTGAAAAACGGCGTATTGCTGCACGACGACAATGAAACCGTCCGCGCCACCGAAGCCGTTTTGGAAAACCCGCACACGCTGCTAATGACGATTACCGAAGGCAAATACCATCAAGTCAAGCGTATGGTGGCCGCTGCCGGAAACCGCGTGGAACACCTCCACCGCGACCGTTTCGGCGATTGGGATACGCAAAATCTTGCAGCCGGTGAATGGAAGTTTATCGACATTTCCTGA
- a CDS encoding pyridoxamine 5'-phosphate oxidase family protein, whose translation MPENIFKQISPEILRLHRQTLHSLLATQGCRDCEIHHAVYITLNGLYYVWLPDMPSAHLSRAGILLIEDETSHTRLSWIADTRRIHRQDNLYRRISSALQRRMLRAKEKFHQAADSHLLELTPRQGRLTTADKDFPLSPHDLLKALYPASHKLGEFAL comes from the coding sequence ATGCCGGAAAACATTTTCAAGCAAATTTCCCCGGAAATTCTCCGCCTGCACCGGCAAACGCTTCATTCACTGTTGGCGACCCAAGGTTGCAGGGATTGCGAAATACATCATGCGGTATATATTACTTTAAACGGGCTTTATTATGTTTGGCTGCCTGATATGCCGTCTGCACATTTATCCCGAGCCGGTATTTTGCTGATTGAAGATGAAACTTCGCATACCCGTTTAAGCTGGATTGCCGACACCCGCCGGATTCACCGGCAAGACAATCTGTACCGGCGCATCAGTTCGGCATTGCAACGCCGTATGCTGCGCGCCAAAGAAAAGTTTCATCAAGCGGCCGACAGCCATTTGTTGGAGCTTACGCCCCGACAAGGCCGTTTGACAACGGCAGATAAGGATTTTCCGCTGTCTCCGCATGATTTGCTCAAAGCCCTTTATCCGGCGAGTCACAAGTTGGGAGAATTTGCTTTGTAA
- a CDS encoding Mth938-like domain-containing protein, protein MLIQENTAAGADEAAVYRPGRIEIGRQLYTQAVALCHGKTVKITQQKPSDLVAADFLQTAEGQEKPELIIVGTGEKQQFLHPKVAADLAAQGIGLECMNTAAACRTLLLLKGEGRSVWAWLWP, encoded by the coding sequence ATGTTGATTCAAGAAAATACTGCTGCCGGTGCCGATGAAGCGGCGGTTTACCGTCCGGGCCGCATTGAAATCGGCAGACAGCTTTATACGCAGGCCGTGGCTTTGTGTCATGGCAAAACCGTGAAGATTACGCAGCAGAAGCCGTCTGATTTGGTTGCTGCTGATTTTTTGCAGACGGCAGAAGGGCAGGAAAAACCGGAGCTGATTATTGTCGGCACGGGGGAAAAGCAGCAGTTTTTGCATCCGAAAGTCGCGGCGGACTTGGCGGCGCAAGGCATAGGTTTGGAATGCATGAATACGGCAGCCGCCTGCCGAACCCTGCTGCTGCTGAAAGGCGAAGGCCGCAGCGTGTGGGCTTGGCTCTGGCCTTGA